Proteins encoded together in one Thalassotalea crassostreae window:
- a CDS encoding mechanosensitive ion channel family protein: MTEFIKQWLAKIPATEPYIEPLTSAIGLSILLTLCWLSFYVARNQVLHFVHKIVTRSSNQIDDLLVSHKVFVRIAWLVPAILLLALLPLFVGDSPLLIIGITVFAKVAIAIQVARSLSALLNVTNSMFQESSKERYLPLNATIQLLKLAIYMVAIILAISIVIDRSPIYLLSGLGALTAVLLLVFQDTIKGLVASIQISANKMVAPGDWIEMPQYGADGDVQEIALNTVKVQNWDNTVTTIPTYALISESFKNWRGMSTSGGRRIKRSINIDLNSIHFCSDALLEKLAEIELLKNYLSDKNDELKQFNQDKGSDNQENPNSRRLTNIGTFRAYMFAYLQNHNNVHPNMTCMVRQLKPGENGVPLELYFFSNDIVWANYEAIQADIFDHLFAIAPLFELRIFQNVTGYDWQERLTADNK; the protein is encoded by the coding sequence ATGACTGAATTTATAAAACAATGGTTGGCAAAAATCCCCGCTACTGAACCTTATATAGAACCATTAACTAGTGCTATCGGATTATCAATCCTGTTGACTCTATGTTGGTTAAGTTTTTATGTTGCTCGCAACCAGGTTTTGCACTTTGTCCATAAGATAGTGACTCGTTCATCGAATCAGATTGATGACTTACTTGTCTCACATAAAGTATTTGTCCGCATTGCTTGGTTAGTGCCAGCTATATTGCTACTTGCGTTGTTACCATTATTTGTCGGCGACAGTCCGTTATTGATTATTGGTATCACCGTTTTTGCCAAAGTGGCCATTGCAATCCAAGTTGCTCGCAGTTTAAGTGCACTACTCAATGTGACTAACAGTATGTTTCAAGAATCGAGCAAAGAGCGCTATTTGCCGCTAAATGCTACGATTCAGTTGCTAAAATTAGCGATATATATGGTTGCTATTATATTAGCCATTTCTATTGTTATCGATCGCTCGCCGATTTATTTACTCAGTGGTTTAGGTGCATTGACCGCAGTCTTGTTATTAGTATTCCAAGATACCATCAAAGGCTTAGTCGCTAGTATCCAGATTTCTGCCAATAAAATGGTGGCACCAGGGGACTGGATTGAAATGCCACAATATGGTGCAGATGGCGACGTTCAAGAAATTGCGTTAAATACGGTCAAAGTTCAAAACTGGGACAACACAGTCACCACAATCCCTACTTACGCCTTGATCAGTGAATCATTTAAGAACTGGCGTGGTATGTCTACCTCAGGCGGTCGTCGAATAAAGCGCAGTATTAATATTGATTTAAACAGTATTCACTTTTGCTCAGACGCATTATTAGAAAAGTTAGCGGAAATTGAGTTATTGAAAAATTACCTGAGCGATAAAAACGACGAGTTAAAACAATTCAATCAAGACAAAGGCAGCGATAATCAAGAAAACCCAAATAGTAGACGTTTGACTAATATCGGAACATTTAGAGCCTATATGTTTGCTTATCTGCAAAACCATAATAATGTTCACCCAAATATGACCTGCATGGTTCGTCAACTGAAACCAGGTGAAAATGGAGTGCCGCTAGAGTTGTATTTCTTTAGTAATGATATTGTATGGGCAAATTATGAAGCCATCCAAGCAGACATCTTCGACCATTTATTTGCAATCGCACCTCTATTTGAACTACGTATATTTCAAAACGTTACAGGTTATGACTGGCAAGAAAGATTAACAGCTGATAATAAATAG
- the tesB gene encoding acyl-CoA thioesterase II — MSQVLTELLSLLKLEQLDNNLFLGESQDLGFKAVFGGQVIGQALSAAKETVVEERQLHSFHCYFLLPGDAKKPITYMVDITRDGGSFSSRKVSAMQNGKTIFNLMASFQVEEVGFDHQDEMPEVIAPDNLPSMMDLQLQHKDKIPEHLHSTLFAERPIEFRPVKEYDWLNPPVSSSKNQVWMRAKGDMPDDLRVHKYLLGYASDYNFLPTAVHPHGRSVWSPNFQIATIDHAMWFHREFRFDDWLLYDIDSPSASGGRGLVRGKIYDRQGRLVASTIQEGVIRQR, encoded by the coding sequence ATGAGTCAAGTACTTACAGAGTTATTGAGCCTTCTTAAGTTAGAGCAGCTAGATAATAATTTATTTTTGGGAGAATCGCAGGATCTTGGTTTTAAAGCGGTTTTTGGCGGCCAAGTAATTGGTCAAGCACTGTCCGCAGCAAAAGAAACTGTGGTTGAAGAACGTCAATTACACTCATTTCATTGTTATTTTTTACTCCCTGGAGATGCAAAAAAGCCGATTACTTATATGGTCGACATTACTCGTGACGGCGGCAGTTTTAGCAGTCGAAAAGTTTCGGCAATGCAAAACGGTAAAACCATATTTAACTTAATGGCATCTTTTCAAGTAGAAGAGGTTGGCTTTGACCATCAGGATGAAATGCCTGAGGTAATTGCTCCCGACAACTTGCCAAGTATGATGGATTTACAACTACAGCACAAAGATAAGATCCCTGAACATTTGCATTCGACCCTTTTTGCCGAACGGCCTATCGAATTTAGACCGGTTAAAGAATATGACTGGTTAAATCCGCCTGTTTCCAGTTCCAAAAATCAGGTGTGGATGAGAGCTAAGGGTGATATGCCCGATGATTTGCGTGTTCATAAATATTTATTGGGCTATGCTAGTGACTATAATTTCTTACCGACAGCGGTGCATCCTCATGGCCGCAGCGTATGGTCGCCAAACTTTCAAATAGCAACCATTGACCATGCAATGTGGTTTCACCGAGAGTTTCGTTTTGACGATTGGCTACTCTATGATATCGATAGCCCTTCAGCGAGTGGCGGTAGAGGCCTTGTGCGAGGTAAAATTTATGATCGTCAGGGGCGACTTGTTGCCTCGACCATTCAAGAAGGTGTTATTCGACAACGTTAA
- a CDS encoding asparaginase, translated as MTTAFNKILVINTGGTITMAAIDSGELQASNGESLLDLITELTTDLNSVIDVKPLSSSDGTIIETSDSSDIGPKQWDAMASMIIRHNNDYDGFVILHGTDTMAYTASALSYALCQNVKPVVVTGAQVPLSKPGSDGLQNLRLALYVADQAGKSLPALTEVMICFAGQLLRGNRARKSSTRSAIGFTTPNAQILGELFPVPQINQNQLRPQPNAYPPLNSASLGYSDKVLSLNLNPGMTSELLLKIINGSDIEGLVLRVFGSGTAPNEFNLAEVVEQAQQQTNNRFKCAIIVTDVYTGSLDLHRYAAGKNLRSNYIINGGDMTPEAATTKLMWVLGSESRKEQLFSLLKASVCSEMSLN; from the coding sequence ATGACGACTGCATTTAACAAAATCTTAGTAATAAATACTGGTGGCACCATCACAATGGCGGCTATAGATAGTGGTGAGTTGCAAGCGAGTAATGGCGAATCTTTACTCGACCTAATTACCGAGCTAACAACTGATTTAAATTCAGTAATTGATGTTAAACCATTATCGTCAAGCGACGGCACTATTATTGAAACCTCAGACTCTTCTGATATCGGCCCGAAGCAATGGGACGCTATGGCTTCAATGATCATTCGTCACAATAATGATTATGATGGTTTTGTTATTCTTCACGGCACAGACACTATGGCGTATACCGCATCAGCGCTATCTTATGCATTATGTCAAAACGTTAAACCAGTCGTTGTCACTGGTGCGCAAGTACCATTAAGTAAACCTGGCAGTGATGGGTTACAAAACCTACGCTTAGCATTGTACGTTGCTGATCAAGCTGGAAAATCTTTACCTGCACTTACCGAAGTGATGATTTGCTTTGCCGGACAGTTGTTGCGTGGTAACCGAGCGCGTAAATCAAGTACACGCTCAGCGATCGGATTTACTACGCCAAATGCACAGATTTTAGGAGAACTATTTCCAGTACCTCAAATCAACCAAAATCAATTGCGTCCGCAGCCAAATGCTTACCCGCCATTAAATAGCGCAAGCTTAGGTTATAGCGATAAAGTATTAAGTCTCAATCTTAATCCAGGCATGACCAGCGAGTTGCTACTGAAAATAATCAACGGTAGTGATATAGAAGGCTTAGTATTACGAGTATTTGGCAGTGGCACTGCACCAAATGAGTTTAATTTGGCGGAAGTGGTAGAGCAAGCTCAACAGCAAACTAATAATCGCTTTAAATGTGCGATTATTGTGACTGATGTTTACACCGGCTCATTAGATTTACATCGTTATGCCGCGGGTAAAAACTTACGCTCTAACTACATCATCAATGGTGGCGATATGACACCAGAAGCGGCAACGACTAAATTAATGTGGGTGCTTGGTAGTGAATCGAGAAAAGAGCAATTGTTTAGTTTATTAAAAGCATCAGTTTGTAGCGAAATGTCGCTAAACTAA
- the ilvC gene encoding ketol-acid reductoisomerase yields the protein MSNYFNTLSLREKLSQLGKCRFMNRDEFSDGCNFIKGWNIVIVGCGAQGLNQGLNMRDSGCNISYALRDAAISEKRQSWQWATENGFTVGNYEELIPQADLVLNLTPDKQHTSAVSAVMPLMKQGSTLAYSHGFNIVEEGMQIRKDITVVMVAPKCPGTEVREEYKRGFGVPTLIAVHPENDPQGNGFAIAKAYASATGGDRAGVLESSFIAEVKSDLMGEQTILCGMLQTAAVLGHQQLVAQGMDAAYARKLLQYGLETTTEGLKHGGITNMMDRLSNPAKIKAFDMSEELKVILRPLFNKHMDDIIEGQFSATMMEDWKNDDANLLKWRAETAETSFEQAADCDTEITEQEYYDKGIFVVAMIKAGVELAFEAMVAAGIIEESAYYESLHETPLIANCIARNKLYEMNVVISDTAEYGNYLFTHAAVPLLTEFSKNLSLEDLGEGLASSSNSVDNVRLIEVNDAIRNHPVEIVGKELRGYMTDMKRIVEASQ from the coding sequence ATGTCAAATTATTTCAATACATTAAGTTTACGCGAAAAATTATCGCAATTAGGGAAGTGTCGTTTCATGAACCGAGACGAGTTTAGCGATGGCTGTAATTTTATTAAAGGTTGGAATATCGTTATCGTAGGTTGTGGCGCACAAGGCTTAAACCAAGGTTTAAATATGCGTGATTCAGGGTGTAATATTTCTTACGCTCTGCGTGATGCAGCAATCAGTGAAAAGCGTCAATCGTGGCAGTGGGCCACTGAAAATGGCTTCACTGTTGGTAACTATGAAGAACTTATTCCTCAAGCAGATTTAGTATTAAACCTTACCCCTGATAAACAACATACATCAGCGGTTTCAGCGGTAATGCCTTTGATGAAACAAGGTTCAACTTTGGCTTATTCTCATGGCTTCAACATTGTTGAAGAAGGCATGCAAATTCGTAAAGATATTACCGTAGTAATGGTTGCCCCTAAATGTCCAGGAACAGAAGTTCGTGAAGAATACAAACGTGGTTTTGGTGTACCAACGCTAATTGCTGTTCACCCGGAAAATGATCCACAAGGCAATGGCTTTGCTATTGCTAAAGCGTATGCTTCAGCAACAGGTGGCGATCGTGCAGGTGTTCTTGAATCATCTTTCATCGCCGAAGTTAAATCTGACTTAATGGGTGAGCAAACGATTCTTTGCGGTATGTTACAAACAGCTGCGGTGTTAGGTCATCAACAACTTGTTGCCCAAGGTATGGATGCAGCGTATGCACGTAAGTTATTACAATATGGCTTAGAAACGACTACTGAAGGCTTAAAGCATGGCGGTATCACCAATATGATGGACCGTTTATCAAACCCTGCAAAAATTAAAGCGTTTGATATGTCTGAAGAGTTGAAAGTTATTCTACGTCCTTTATTCAATAAGCATATGGACGACATTATCGAAGGACAATTTTCTGCCACGATGATGGAAGATTGGAAAAATGATGATGCCAACCTATTAAAATGGCGTGCTGAAACAGCTGAAACATCGTTTGAGCAAGCCGCTGATTGTGATACTGAAATCACTGAGCAAGAATACTACGACAAAGGCATTTTTGTTGTTGCCATGATCAAAGCAGGTGTTGAATTAGCATTTGAGGCTATGGTTGCTGCTGGCATCATTGAAGAGTCTGCATACTATGAGTCACTTCATGAAACACCACTAATTGCTAACTGTATCGCTCGTAACAAATTATACGAAATGAACGTAGTAATCTCAGATACGGCTGAATACGGTAACTACCTGTTTACCCATGCAGCAGTTCCATTACTTACCGAATTTTCTAAGAACTTGTCACTTGAAGACTTAGGTGAGGGTCTTGCATCTTCGTCGAACAGCGTTGATAACGTGCGTTTAATCGAAGTAAATGATGCGATCCGTAATCATCCTGTAGAAATTGTTGGTAAAGAATTACGTGGTTATATGACTGATATGAAACGTATCGTTGAAGCAAGTCAATAA
- a CDS encoding glutamate-5-semialdehyde dehydrogenase, protein MINTDNEYFDIAAVAKRARLAAKQAAQLTTAEKDALLTAMAKAVTDNSEFIISENSKDIAAGKRNGLAEAMLDRLLLTRARIKGISDAIIDIVNLDDPVGSKTTATIRPNGIEVMKMRIPLGVIAMIYEARPNVTAEAAALCLKSGNGVILRGGKEALHSNLAIASILHQTLQQFGFAEDMVSVVPDPDREVIAKLLTLNQDIDLVIPRGGEGLIRYVSDNSRIPVIQHYKGVCHLYVDKAADLDKALAILVNGKTQRPSACNSLETVLVHQDIADTFLTKAADELAKFNVKIHACEDSISYFDGALPASNADFDAEYLAQEIAVKQVADYSQAVAHIQQYSSDHTEVIVTENKERANDFIRAINSSVVMVNASSRFSDGGELGLGSEIGISTSKLHAYGPMGLEALTTQKFVVLGDGQTRP, encoded by the coding sequence ATGATAAACACAGATAATGAATATTTTGATATCGCCGCCGTGGCAAAAAGAGCGAGGCTTGCGGCGAAACAAGCGGCACAATTAACAACGGCTGAGAAAGACGCCTTATTGACCGCTATGGCTAAGGCTGTGACTGATAATAGTGAATTTATTATTAGTGAAAATAGTAAAGATATTGCCGCTGGCAAACGTAATGGCTTAGCCGAAGCGATGCTCGATAGATTGTTGCTAACCCGGGCGCGAATTAAAGGCATTAGTGATGCAATTATTGATATCGTCAACTTAGACGATCCTGTCGGCAGTAAGACGACCGCTACTATTCGCCCTAATGGCATTGAAGTGATGAAAATGCGCATCCCTTTAGGGGTGATAGCGATGATTTATGAAGCACGGCCAAATGTCACAGCAGAAGCTGCGGCACTGTGCTTAAAATCAGGAAACGGCGTGATTTTACGAGGTGGTAAAGAAGCGCTACATTCGAATTTGGCGATCGCATCAATACTTCATCAAACGCTACAACAATTTGGTTTTGCCGAAGACATGGTCAGTGTTGTACCTGACCCCGATCGTGAGGTAATTGCAAAACTACTCACTCTTAATCAAGATATTGATTTGGTCATCCCTCGTGGTGGTGAAGGGCTTATTCGTTATGTGAGTGACAATTCTCGTATTCCAGTGATCCAACACTACAAAGGTGTATGCCATTTATATGTTGATAAAGCGGCCGATCTAGATAAAGCGCTAGCAATTTTGGTTAACGGTAAAACCCAACGACCTAGTGCTTGTAATTCGTTGGAAACCGTCTTAGTTCATCAAGATATTGCAGATACTTTCCTTACTAAAGCGGCTGATGAGTTGGCCAAGTTTAATGTGAAAATCCATGCCTGCGAAGATTCTATAAGTTACTTTGACGGCGCATTACCGGCCAGTAATGCTGATTTTGATGCGGAGTATTTAGCACAGGAAATTGCCGTAAAACAAGTTGCTGATTATTCACAAGCGGTTGCTCATATTCAACAATATAGTTCAGACCATACTGAAGTAATCGTTACAGAAAACAAGGAGCGCGCCAATGATTTTATTCGTGCGATCAATTCATCGGTAGTGATGGTTAATGCATCTTCGAGATTTTCAGATGGCGGCGAGCTTGGTCTAGGTTCAGAAATAGGGATTTCTACGTCGAAGTTACATGCCTATGGCCCAATGGGATTAGAGGCGCTAACGACGCAAAAATTTGTGGTGTTAGGCGATGGTCAAACGAGACCATAA
- the proB gene encoding glutamate 5-kinase codes for MNFNRVVIKVGSALVSPEGKGCNGKYLLAIARFITECHLRDKEVILVSSGSVAAGRNLIHHGSPNPSITAKQAMASVGQMQMMANWQRFFDRPCSQLLITHGDLKDRQRYINIKNTLRILLENNVLPIVNENDTVATEELKVGDNDNLAALVAMVSDADCLMILSDVNGVYDSDPRNNPKAKLFSEITEINEALYAMASGTSNHIATGGMKTKIEAAEKACEHGIETYIVNGSDSLVFDKLLNNENPGTRFIAKDSSVKAKKHWLKHTLKSHGSVVIDEGAINALLNKGASLLASGINEIWGEFAKGESINITAHCGTRVLAKGICQYSSSDLEKIKGKNSADIEQLLGYCPSKEIIHRDDMVLLSEN; via the coding sequence ATGAATTTTAATCGTGTTGTAATAAAGGTAGGCAGTGCATTAGTGTCGCCAGAAGGTAAAGGCTGTAATGGCAAATACCTTTTAGCTATTGCACGTTTTATTACCGAGTGTCATTTACGTGACAAAGAGGTGATCTTAGTCTCATCAGGTAGTGTTGCCGCTGGACGTAATTTAATACACCACGGTTCACCCAACCCGTCTATTACGGCAAAGCAGGCAATGGCCTCGGTTGGACAAATGCAAATGATGGCAAATTGGCAACGTTTTTTTGATCGTCCTTGCTCACAATTATTAATTACTCATGGTGATCTGAAAGACCGCCAGCGTTACATCAATATCAAAAACACTCTAAGAATATTGTTAGAAAACAACGTTCTGCCGATTGTAAATGAAAATGATACGGTGGCAACCGAAGAACTTAAAGTTGGTGACAATGACAACTTAGCGGCCTTAGTTGCCATGGTAAGTGATGCAGATTGTTTAATGATTCTATCAGATGTGAATGGCGTCTATGATAGCGATCCACGCAACAATCCAAAAGCAAAATTGTTTAGTGAGATCACTGAGATTAACGAGGCGTTATACGCAATGGCTTCAGGGACTTCCAATCACATTGCTACTGGCGGTATGAAAACTAAAATTGAAGCCGCAGAAAAAGCTTGTGAACACGGCATCGAAACCTACATTGTTAATGGCAGTGATTCATTGGTGTTCGATAAGTTACTTAATAATGAAAATCCTGGTACTCGATTTATTGCCAAGGATTCAAGTGTAAAAGCCAAAAAGCATTGGTTAAAACATACCCTGAAAAGCCATGGTTCTGTTGTCATCGACGAAGGCGCAATTAATGCGTTGCTGAATAAAGGGGCGTCATTACTTGCCAGTGGTATTAATGAAATATGGGGCGAATTTGCAAAAGGTGAATCAATTAATATTACCGCCCATTGTGGTACTCGCGTGCTTGCTAAAGGCATTTGTCAATACAGTAGTAGCGACTTGGAAAAGATTAAAGGTAAAAATAGTGCTGACATCGAGCAACTTTTAGGCTATTGCCCGAGTAAAGAAATAATCCATCGTGACGATATGGTATTGCTCAGTGAAAATTAG